In one Lolium rigidum isolate FL_2022 chromosome 3, APGP_CSIRO_Lrig_0.1, whole genome shotgun sequence genomic region, the following are encoded:
- the LOC124694833 gene encoding protein NEGATIVE REGULATOR OF RESISTANCE-like encodes MDPPTTAGKRKRPAAAGAAVDEVSDADVEEFCAILRRHHRMRDAYRRPVSGARAGPQTPTHVPAPWRPSFSMADFAQPAPTPAAVPALRQQQLPVAGNATPPRRPASIGVDLNAEPEPQEPPTPRPERDQA; translated from the coding sequence ATGGATCCGCCCACCACCGCGGGCAAGCGCAAGCGCCCGGCCGCTGCCGGCGCCGCCGTCGACGAGGTGTCCGACGCCGATGTCGAGGAGTTCTGCGccatcctccgccgccaccaccgcatgCGCGACGCCTACCGCCGCCCCGTCTCCGGCGCCCGAGCGGGGCCCCAGACTCCCACGCACGTGCCGGCGCCGTGGCGCCCCAGCTTCTCCATGGCGGACTTCGCGCAGCCCGCTCCGACGCCGGCGGCGGTTCCGGCGCTGCGGCAGCAGCAACTGCCCGTGGCCGGCAACGCCACGCCGCCACGGCGTCCCGCCAGCATCGGCGTCGACCTCAACGCCGAGCCGGAGCCCCAGGAGCCGCCCACCCCGCGTCCAGAGCGCGACCAGGCGTAG
- the LOC124696059 gene encoding cyanate hydratase-like: MEDSGARVAAVQQLMAAKAKSGKSFSDIGAETGLTNVYVAQLLRRQAQLKPDTAAELRAAIPALTDDLVELMMQPPFRSYKPDMVHEPAIYRLNEAIMHFGESIKAIINEDFGDGIMSAIDFYCTVDKVKGADGKDRAVITFDGKYLPHTEQVCNFFRCSIVFSIHDNLKVLVCIY; the protein is encoded by the exons ATGGAAGACAGCGGTGCGAGGGTGGCGGCGGTGCAGCAGCTGATGGCAGCCAAGGCCAAGTCCGGGAAGAGCTTCTCCGACATCGGAGCCGAGACGGGGCTCACCAACGTGTACGTCGCGCAGCTGCTGCGGCGCCAGGCGCAGCTCAAGCCCGACACGGCGGCCGAGCTGCGGGCGGCCATCCCGGCGCTAACCGACGACCTCGTGGAGCTCATGATGCAGCCGCCCTTCCGGTCGTATAAGCCGGACATGGTCCACGAGCCCGCCATATACAG ACTGAATGAAGCTATCATGCATTTTGGAGAGAGCATCAAGGCAATCATCAATGAGGACTTTGGTGATGGAAT CATGTCGGCCATAGACTTCTACTGTACAGTCGACAAAGTTAAAGGGGCTGATGGAAAAGATCGTGCAGTGATCACATTTGATGGGAAGTATCTGCCTCACACTGAACAGGTTTGTAATTTCTTCAGATGTTCCATCGTATTCTCTATTCATGATAACCTCAAGGTGCTAGTTTGCATATATTGA
- the LOC124696060 gene encoding protein WHAT'S THIS FACTOR 1, chloroplastic-like, producing MRVTCSRNCLAELLRRHGQTRCPSQLSPARSMTRGRSVMERSKKKRVNDLEVVIERCKVVSKVLAVLDALKMEEEHVTPLKRLEILRPQLGLAKPHKVAHFVHRSPQLFQVCRDGRGVMWAGLSPQAEALVEEEARLLEEHSRTAAQYVTRLLMMSVGRRLPVDKIAHFRRDMGLPHNFRTRWVHMFPELFRLVTQEDGDYLELVSWNPDWAVTEHEKNVAALAGDTNANSNAPTPGELSLPFHMKFPPDFKSYYKFRGKAHHYVKTGNTEQFQKTSYLSPYAEATGLTPGSQEFDKRAVAVMHEILSFTLEKRLVTDHLTHFRREFVMPQKLMRLLLKHYGIFYVSERGKRLSVFLTEAYDGTELIKKAPLVRWKEKVLQLTGYRGKNKNIGKVHESSDSDDNLFGGDDDDILNLESEDSDDVLDDGTLADDDEMDLGDLSDYTEDVSVKSS from the coding sequence ATGCGCGTCACGTGTTCGCGCAATTGCCTGGccgagctgctccgccgccacggcCAGACGCGCTGCCCCTCGCAGCTATCCCCCGCGCGATCCATGACGCGTGGCCGGAGCGTGATGGAGCGGAGCAAGAAGAAGCGCGTGAACGACCTGGAGGTGGTCATCGAGCGCTGCAAGGTGGTCTCCAAGGTGCTCGCGGTGCTGGACGCGCTCAAGATGGAGGAGGAGCACGTCACCCCTCTCAAGCGCCTCGAGATCCTGCGCCCGCAGCTCGGCCTCGCCAAGCCGCACAAGGTGGCCCACTTCGTGCACCGCTCGCCGCAGCTCTTCCAGGTCTGCCGCGACGGCCGCGGCGTCATGTGGGCCGGCCTCTCGCCGCAGGCCGAGGCGCTcgtcgaggaggaggcgcgcCTTCTGGAGGAGCACTCGCGCACGGCCGCCCAGTACGTGACGAGGCTGCTCATGATGTCGGTGGGACGGCGCCTGCCCGTCGACAAGATCGCGCATTTCCGGCGTGACATGGGGCTTCCCCACAATTTTCGGACTCGGTGGGTGCACATGTTCCCTGAGCTTTTCAGGCTGGTCACGCAGGAGGATGGTGACTACTTGGAGCTTGTTTCCTGGAACCCAGACTGGGCAGTCACTGAGCATGAGAAGAATGTGGCTGCATTGGCTGGCGACACCAATGCCAATTCTAATGCTCCTACACCAGGAGAGCTCTCACTTCCGTTCCATATGAAGTTCCCACCAGATTTCAAAAGCTACTACAAATTTAGGGGGAAAGCTCATCACTATGTGAAAACTGGTAATACCGAACAGTTTCAGAAGACATCTTACCTATCCCCTTATGCGGAGGCGACAGGATTGACCCCTGGATCACAGGAGTTTGACAAGAGGGCAGTTGCTGTGATGCATGAGATACTGAGCTTCACATTGGAGAAGAGGCTGGTAACCGACCACCTCACGCATTTCCGTCGCGAGTTTGTTATGCCACAGAAGCTGATGAGATTGCTACTGAAGCATTATGGTATCTTTTATGTGTCCGAGAGGGGGAAGCGGCTGAGCGTGTTCTTGACAGAGGCATATGATGGGACAGAGCTGATAAAAAAGGCCCCGTTAGTAAGGTGGAAAGAGAAAGTCCTTCAACTTACTGGTTATAGAGGAAAGAACAAGAATATTGGGAAAGTTCATGAGTCTTCTGATTCAGATGACAATTTGTTTGGTGGCGATGATGATGACATATTGAATCTCGAAAGTGAAGATTCAGACGATGTATTGGATGATGGTACTCttgcagatgatgatgagatggatTTAGGCGATCTAAGTGATTATACAGAGGATGTGTCAGTGAAATCTAGTTAG